A genomic stretch from SAR324 cluster bacterium includes:
- the hslU gene encoding ATP-dependent protease ATPase subunit HslU, protein MEIQLPEHNQTPHEIVEALDSYIIGQSDAKKAVAVALRNRWRRMQLPEDIKDEILPKNIIMIGATGVGKTEIARRIAKLVNAPFLKVEASKFTEVGYVGRDVESMIRDLTEAAIGMVKQEHMHRKTEEAALLTEDRLLDLLLPNPQKDEQGVPENQGTREKFRQKLRDGLLDDKQIDLEVAERGNTPMLEFMPVSMNDNMDMNIRDMLSNFMPKRKKRRKTKISEAKTILQQEEVSKLIDMDEVSREAVTRVEQTGIVFLDEIDKVASRRGATQGPDVSREGVQRDLLPIVEGSTINTKYGPVRTEHILFIAAGAFHLAKPSDLIPELQGRFPIRVELKALSEKDFVKILTEPRNALIKQYTMLMQTEEVELEFSDDSIREIARIAFVINAESENIGARRLHTVMEQLLEEVSFEAPKLSGQTIKITPEYIQGRVSSLLKNQDLSRYIL, encoded by the coding sequence ATGGAAATTCAACTACCAGAACACAATCAGACACCACACGAAATCGTTGAAGCCCTTGATTCATACATCATCGGTCAATCTGATGCTAAAAAAGCTGTTGCGGTAGCCCTTAGAAACCGATGGCGTAGGATGCAGCTTCCTGAAGATATTAAGGACGAAATTCTACCAAAAAATATAATCATGATTGGTGCAACTGGTGTTGGTAAGACTGAGATAGCCAGACGGATTGCTAAGCTCGTCAATGCTCCTTTCCTTAAAGTAGAAGCCTCAAAATTTACTGAAGTTGGCTATGTAGGTAGAGATGTAGAATCGATGATTAGAGATCTAACAGAGGCTGCAATTGGGATGGTGAAGCAAGAACACATGCATCGGAAAACCGAAGAGGCAGCGCTGCTTACTGAGGATCGCTTGCTGGATCTTTTATTACCGAATCCCCAAAAGGACGAGCAAGGCGTACCAGAAAATCAGGGAACAAGAGAGAAATTTCGTCAAAAACTTCGTGATGGTTTGCTGGATGATAAACAGATTGATCTAGAAGTTGCGGAGCGGGGTAACACTCCTATGCTTGAGTTCATGCCCGTTTCGATGAATGACAATATGGACATGAATATCCGGGATATGCTCTCGAATTTCATGCCCAAGCGAAAGAAACGTAGAAAAACCAAAATTTCTGAGGCCAAAACTATTCTTCAGCAAGAAGAAGTTAGTAAATTGATTGATATGGATGAGGTTTCAAGAGAGGCGGTTACGAGGGTGGAACAAACTGGCATTGTTTTTCTTGATGAAATTGACAAAGTCGCAAGTAGAAGAGGGGCTACTCAAGGTCCTGATGTCTCCCGTGAGGGGGTTCAAAGAGATCTTTTGCCTATCGTTGAAGGTTCCACCATCAATACGAAATATGGTCCTGTTCGTACTGAACACATTCTGTTCATTGCCGCTGGCGCTTTTCATCTGGCAAAACCATCAGACTTGATTCCCGAACTACAAGGTAGATTCCCCATTCGTGTGGAACTCAAGGCACTCAGCGAAAAAGATTTTGTAAAAATACTCACAGAACCTCGGAACGCTTTGATCAAGCAATACACAATGCTAATGCAAACCGAAGAGGTCGAGCTCGAATTTTCGGACGATTCAATTCGCGAAATCGCACGGATTGCCTTCGTGATCAATGCAGAATCTGAAAATATTGGTGCCAGAAGACTTCACACGGTTATGGAGCAATTGCTTGAAGAAGTTAGCTTTGAAGCCCCTAAGCTTAGTGGTCAAACCATTAAAATCACCCCCGAATATATACAAGGTAGAGTTTCAAGTTTACTGAAAAATCAAGACCTTAGTCGTTACATTCTTTAG
- the hslV gene encoding ATP-dependent protease subunit HslV, whose amino-acid sequence MTTILSVRKNNRVVMAGDGQVSMGNTVTKASARKIRRTFDGKVIAGFAGSTADAFTLFEKFDEKLEQYNGRLIRSAVELAKEWRTNKMLRSLEALLAVCSEEASLIISGNGDVIEPDDGLIGIGSGGMYALSAARALIDTEMGAREITEKSMQIAADICIYTNSQIQFEEIEI is encoded by the coding sequence ATGACTACAATACTTTCTGTTAGGAAAAACAATCGTGTCGTGATGGCTGGTGATGGCCAGGTTTCAATGGGAAATACTGTTACCAAGGCATCAGCCAGAAAAATCCGTAGAACCTTTGATGGCAAAGTCATCGCAGGATTTGCTGGCTCTACCGCTGACGCTTTTACACTTTTTGAAAAATTTGATGAGAAGCTGGAGCAATACAATGGGCGCCTCATAAGATCTGCCGTCGAATTGGCAAAGGAGTGGCGCACGAACAAAATGCTGAGAAGTTTAGAGGCCTTGCTAGCGGTGTGTAGTGAAGAAGCATCTCTGATTATTTCGGGAAATGGAGATGTGATCGAGCCTGACGATGGCTTGATTGGAATTGGCTCAGGGGGAATGTACGCACTATCTGCAGCAAGGGCACTCATCGATACAGAAATGGGGGCAAGGGAAATCACAGAGAAATCTATGCAGATCGCTGCTGATATTTGCATCTATACCAATAGCCAAATACAATTCGAAGAAATTGAGATCTAA
- the pgsA gene encoding CDP-diacylglycerol--glycerol-3-phosphate 3-phosphatidyltransferase — MSSKLLSFFSRWVTPNQLTLLRIFVVPIVYGLIYGYREDHWILLATWVLYVLACLTDYWDGVLARYQNNTSRLGKLLDPVADKILLASLMIALVEVDRAPGALVTLILMRELAITGLRSVAAAEGRVISANSGGKLKTFSQMFAVGFLMIHYPTLWLPCHEIGIILLWFSTGVTLWTGWQYFREFYFESN, encoded by the coding sequence ATGTCATCCAAATTATTATCGTTCTTCTCTCGTTGGGTGACTCCAAATCAACTGACTCTCCTCAGAATTTTTGTCGTCCCAATAGTGTATGGATTGATCTATGGTTACCGTGAAGATCATTGGATCCTACTAGCAACCTGGGTTCTCTATGTCTTAGCTTGCCTGACAGACTATTGGGACGGAGTACTTGCTCGATATCAAAACAATACCAGTCGATTGGGGAAACTCCTAGATCCGGTAGCTGATAAAATTTTGTTGGCTTCACTCATGATTGCTCTTGTCGAAGTGGATCGGGCACCAGGTGCTCTTGTCACTTTGATCTTAATGAGAGAGCTTGCTATTACAGGTCTGAGGTCTGTTGCAGCAGCTGAGGGTAGGGTCATCTCAGCGAACTCTGGGGGAAAATTGAAAACTTTTTCCCAGATGTTCGCAGTTGGATTCTTGATGATTCACTATCCAACATTGTGGCTTCCCTGCCATGAGATTGGTATCATCTTACTTTGGTTTTCTACAGGTGTGACTCTTTGGACAGGCTGGCAATACTTTCGTGAGTTTTACTTCGAATCAAATTAG
- the hemA gene encoding glutamyl-tRNA reductase has translation MEVGVLGWSYKKTSVELRDKIALSVVEQAELADRLKNSLPIEELTILSTCNRTEFYFSAREIKPISSELLEFLVKRWDLEELKKQAYQIQDVETARHLFRVASSLDSMVLGEPQILGQLKEAFQRFQDLGWVGGRFNYLFPIAFHTAKRVRTETGISNYAVSISFAAVELAKRIFSDLSQQRVLIIGAGEMAELALQNLKSHGVADVMVTNRTYTNAENLAEKFAGTAIPFEQLENRLCEADIIISSTGARHFVLTQSMVRKCLKNRRGRAMFFIDIAVPRDIEPEINDLPGAYCYDIDDLQNVVQKNQEERIRQAEQADKILEDEIARVQDWFLTRTAVPTIRKIRNEFEHISQTELEKTLLQLSHLSDKDIDLVTSLVHRITQKILHKPTMNMKALSKEEDRSLQLQVLLDVFSEKEANKKLLDEKKPNLKLVRGSKS, from the coding sequence GTGGAAGTTGGAGTTTTAGGTTGGAGTTATAAGAAAACTTCAGTTGAGTTGAGGGACAAAATTGCCCTTTCAGTTGTTGAGCAAGCCGAACTTGCTGATCGACTAAAAAACTCGTTGCCAATCGAAGAATTAACGATCCTATCAACCTGCAATCGTACAGAATTTTATTTTTCTGCGAGAGAAATCAAACCGATTTCCAGCGAACTATTAGAATTTTTGGTAAAACGTTGGGACTTAGAAGAATTAAAAAAACAAGCCTACCAAATACAAGATGTTGAGACGGCTCGGCATCTATTCAGGGTAGCATCAAGCTTAGATTCGATGGTCTTGGGTGAACCTCAAATTTTAGGTCAACTCAAAGAAGCATTCCAAAGATTTCAGGATCTAGGGTGGGTCGGTGGAAGATTCAATTACCTCTTTCCTATTGCCTTTCACACTGCAAAAAGAGTTAGAACAGAAACTGGGATTTCAAATTATGCTGTTTCAATAAGTTTTGCTGCTGTAGAACTTGCCAAAAGAATTTTTAGCGATTTGAGTCAGCAGCGAGTTCTTATAATTGGTGCAGGGGAAATGGCAGAATTGGCACTTCAGAATCTGAAGAGTCACGGTGTTGCAGATGTGATGGTGACGAACCGTACCTACACAAATGCTGAAAATTTGGCTGAGAAATTCGCAGGAACAGCCATTCCATTTGAACAGCTTGAGAATCGGCTGTGTGAAGCCGACATCATTATTTCTTCTACTGGGGCAAGGCACTTTGTATTAACTCAGTCGATGGTTCGGAAATGCCTAAAAAACCGAAGAGGAAGAGCCATGTTTTTCATCGACATTGCGGTACCAAGAGATATTGAACCAGAAATAAATGATCTGCCTGGAGCGTACTGTTACGATATTGATGACTTACAGAATGTTGTTCAAAAGAACCAAGAAGAAAGGATAAGACAAGCAGAACAAGCGGATAAAATTTTAGAAGATGAGATTGCTAGGGTCCAAGATTGGTTTTTGACTAGAACTGCTGTCCCCACGATTCGTAAAATCCGCAATGAATTTGAACATATTAGCCAGACAGAATTAGAAAAAACTCTCCTCCAATTATCACATCTGAGCGATAAAGACATAGACTTGGTAACCAGTCTCGTTCATAGAATTACGCAAAAAATTCTACACAAGCCCACAATGAATATGAAAG